One Spinacia oleracea cultivar Varoflay chromosome 4, BTI_SOV_V1, whole genome shotgun sequence DNA segment encodes these proteins:
- the LOC110775565 gene encoding pentatricopeptide repeat-containing protein At3g14580, mitochondrial, translating to MKAFRCASTSQNLLQSTILRQLFNQRLIHKHASSTPLSSSCSSDQSCSSIQKLFHKDWLSPNEVAKIFTTLEPNSVLPIFDHISKRKDYKPNESLFTVIVAKLGEAKNFAAIDDILKMIKTQKNCHISDEFFYNVIKVYGNLGGLNKRVIETLYDMPEYNCWPSTKTFNFVLNYLVCSKQFDMIYEVFLGATKLGVEIDACTLNILIKGLCKCGRLEDAYQVLDEFPKQKCKPNKMTFSTIMHCMCEKGMVDEAFGLIKRMEKERVSPDAVTFNILVSGLQKQGRIEESMELLDRMRLMGCEPNKGTYQEVLYGLLKSKRYVVAKKFVHMMRYKALIPSFLSYKLLVLGLCEENMLRDVDWVLKSMVSVGFVPRMGMWRSVVKKNFPNAPEVSLNEILED from the coding sequence ATGAAAGCCTTTCGCTGCGCCAGCACTTCCCAAAATCTACTTCAATCAACAATTCTTAGACAATTATTTAACCAACGATTAATACATAAACATGCTTCATCAACCCCATTATCATCTTCGTGTTCATCTGATCAATCCTGTAGTAGCATACAAAAGCTGTTTCACAAGGATTGGTTATCCCCAAATGAAGTTGCTAAAATCTTCACTACATTAGAGCCCAATTCAGTTCTTCCTATATTTGATCACATATCCAAGCGCAAAGATTATAAACCCAATGAATCCCTTTTTACTGTGATCGTCGCCAAGCTCGGCGAAGCGAAAAACTTTGCTGccattgatgatattctgaAGATgatcaaaacccagaaaaattgCCACATTTCTGATGAGTTTTTCTACAATGTAATCAAGGTTTATGGTAATTTGGGTGGTTTGAATAAAAGGGTAATCGAAACCCTTTACGATATGCCTGAGTATAATTGTTGGCCTTCGACGAAAACCTTCAACTTTGTGCTGAATTATCTTGTATGTTCGAAGCAGTTTGATATGATATACGAGGTTTTTCTGGGTGCTACTAAGCTTGGGGTTGAGATTGATGCTTGTACGCTTAATATTTTGATTAAAGGGTTGTGTAAATGTGGGCGGTTGGAGGATGCATACCAAGTGCTCGACGAATTTCCTAAACAAAAGTGTAAACCAAATAAGATGACTTTTTCCACTATAATGCATTGTATGTGTGAAAAGGGTATGGTGGATGAGGCATTTGGGTTGATTAAGAGGATGGAAAAGGAAAGGGTTTCGCCGGATGCGGTCACATTTAACATTTTGGTATCAGGATTGCAAAAACAAGGGAGGATTGAGGAATCAATGGAGTTATTAGATAGAATGAGGCTCATGGGTTGTGAACCTAATAAAGGAACTTATCAAGAGGTTTTGTATGGATTGCTGAAATCAAAGAGATATGTTGTTGCCAAAAAGTTTGTACATATGATGAGGTATAAGGCCTTGATTCCAAGCTTTTTGTCTTACAAGTTGTTGGTGTTGGGACTATGTGAAGAGAATATGCTAAGAGATGTTGATTGGGTCTTGAAGAGTATGGTTTCAGTAGGGTTCGTACCGAGGATGGGGATGTGGAGAAGTGTTGTTAAGAAGAATTTTCCTAATGCTCCTGAAGTTTCTCTTAATGAAATTTTAGAGGATTAG